A single genomic interval of Chlorogloeopsis sp. ULAP01 harbors:
- the ndk gene encoding nucleoside-diphosphate kinase, with translation MERTFIAIKPDGVQRKLAGEIIRRFESKGFTLVGLKFLKVSRELAEAHYDVHREKPFFSGLVEFITSGPVVAMVWEGEGVVAAARKLIGATNPLTAEPGTIRGDFGVNIGRNIIHGSDAIETAQREISLWFKDEELVNWQPHLLPWLHE, from the coding sequence TTGGAACGCACATTTATTGCAATTAAACCTGACGGCGTACAACGTAAATTGGCTGGTGAAATTATCCGTCGCTTTGAAAGTAAAGGCTTTACCCTAGTTGGCTTAAAATTTTTGAAAGTGAGCCGGGAATTAGCTGAAGCGCACTATGATGTTCACCGGGAAAAACCATTTTTTTCGGGGTTAGTTGAGTTTATCACTTCTGGCCCGGTAGTAGCGATGGTGTGGGAAGGTGAAGGTGTTGTTGCTGCGGCAAGAAAGTTAATTGGTGCGACAAATCCCTTAACGGCAGAACCAGGAACAATCCGGGGTGATTTTGGCGTTAATATCGGTCGTAATATTATTCACGGCTCCGATGCGATCGAAACCGCTCAACGAGAAATTTCTTTGTGGTTTAAAGATGAAGAATTAGTCAATTGGCAACCCCATTTGCTGCCTTGGCTGCACGAGTGA
- a CDS encoding NDP-sugar synthase — protein MKAMILAAGKGTRVRPITYTMPKPMMPILQKPVMEFLLELLRQHGFDQIMVNVSHLAEEIESYFRDGQRFGVQIAYSFEGRIVEGTLVGEALGSAGGMKKIQDFYPFFDDTFVVLCGDALIDLDLTAAVKWHKSKGSIATIIMKSVPQEEVSSYGVVVTDEDNRVKAFQEKPKVDEALSTNINTGIYIFEPEVLNYIPSGGEYDIGSQLFPKLVELGAPFYAIPMDFEWVDIGKVPDYWRAIRGVLSGEIKNVQIPGQQVAPGIYTGLNVAVNWDKVDITGPVYIGGMTKIEDGAKIVGPTMIGPNCWICSGATVENSVIFEWSRLGPGARLVDKLVFGRYCVDKTGATIDVQAAALDWLITDARQTPTSQTPLERQAIAELLGTNAN, from the coding sequence ATGAAGGCGATGATTCTGGCTGCGGGTAAGGGAACTCGTGTTCGTCCTATTACGTACACCATGCCCAAACCGATGATGCCCATCCTGCAAAAGCCAGTGATGGAATTTCTACTAGAACTGTTACGCCAACATGGGTTTGACCAAATTATGGTCAATGTTAGCCATTTGGCAGAAGAAATTGAAAGCTATTTCCGTGATGGGCAACGGTTTGGCGTCCAGATTGCTTATTCTTTTGAAGGACGAATTGTTGAAGGTACGCTGGTGGGAGAAGCCCTTGGTTCTGCTGGCGGTATGAAAAAAATTCAGGACTTTTACCCATTTTTTGATGACACTTTTGTCGTGTTGTGCGGAGATGCTTTAATTGATCTAGATTTGACGGCAGCTGTTAAGTGGCATAAATCTAAGGGTTCGATTGCCACCATTATCATGAAATCCGTTCCTCAGGAAGAAGTTTCTAGCTACGGTGTAGTTGTCACCGACGAAGACAATCGCGTTAAAGCTTTCCAAGAAAAACCCAAGGTAGACGAAGCCCTAAGTACCAATATCAACACAGGTATCTATATTTTTGAACCAGAGGTGTTGAATTATATTCCCTCAGGTGGTGAGTATGATATTGGTAGCCAATTATTCCCCAAACTAGTGGAATTAGGTGCACCGTTCTATGCCATTCCAATGGACTTTGAATGGGTGGATATTGGTAAAGTTCCAGACTACTGGCGGGCAATTCGTGGTGTGCTATCGGGAGAAATTAAAAATGTACAAATTCCCGGTCAGCAAGTTGCTCCCGGTATTTATACTGGCTTAAATGTAGCAGTGAATTGGGACAAAGTAGATATTACTGGTCCAGTCTACATTGGTGGGATGACCAAAATTGAAGATGGAGCTAAAATTGTCGGCCCCACAATGATCGGCCCAAATTGCTGGATATGCAGTGGCGCAACGGTAGAAAACAGTGTAATTTTTGAGTGGTCGCGTTTAGGGCCAGGAGCGCGGCTGGTTGATAAGTTGGTGTTTGGAAGATACTGCGTAGATAAGACTGGGGCAACGATAGATGTCCAAGCCGCAGCCCTAGACTGGTTGATTACCGATGCTAGACAAACACCGACGTCTCAAACCCCACTAGAACGGCAAGCGATCGCTGAATTGTTGGGAACAAACGCAAATTAG
- a CDS encoding TerC family protein codes for MLDRIFDYLHFHFSIEAPIVLLVLIFLEAVLSADNAIALAAIAQGLENKKLEQQALNLGLVVAYILRITLLLTATWVQQFWQFELLGAAYLLWLVFQHFTSAEDEEHHHHGPRFTSLLQVIPVIALTDLAFSLDSVTTAIAVSKETWLVLTGTTIGIVTLRFMAGLFIRWLDEFKNLEDAGYITVALVGLRLLIRVVNEDLVPPQWIMISAITLILSWGFSKRNLPEPLPEVSAPEKSEVNVEGLGTRD; via the coding sequence ATGCTAGACCGAATTTTTGATTACCTTCACTTCCATTTCAGCATTGAGGCTCCTATTGTTTTGCTTGTCTTGATATTTTTGGAGGCAGTGCTATCTGCTGACAATGCGATCGCCTTAGCTGCGATCGCTCAAGGATTAGAAAACAAAAAACTTGAACAGCAAGCGCTCAATTTGGGTCTAGTTGTTGCTTATATTTTAAGAATCACCTTACTGCTGACTGCGACTTGGGTGCAACAGTTCTGGCAATTTGAGTTACTAGGTGCAGCTTATCTACTGTGGTTGGTATTTCAACACTTTACCTCAGCAGAAGACGAAGAACATCACCATCACGGCCCTCGTTTTACAAGTTTATTACAAGTCATACCTGTAATTGCTCTGACGGATTTGGCATTTTCTTTGGATAGCGTTACCACAGCGATCGCCGTTTCTAAAGAAACTTGGCTAGTGCTAACTGGCACTACGATTGGTATTGTCACCCTGCGCTTTATGGCGGGTTTATTTATTCGTTGGTTGGATGAATTTAAGAATTTAGAAGATGCAGGCTATATCACTGTCGCTTTGGTAGGGTTACGCCTGCTGATCCGGGTAGTAAACGAAGATTTAGTACCACCACAATGGATCATGATTAGCGCGATCACCCTGATTTTAAGCTGGGGATTTTCTAAGCGCAATCTTCCAGAACCATTGCCGGAAGTATCAGCACCAGAAAAAAGTGAAGTTAATGTAGAGGGACTAGGGACTAGGGACTAG
- a CDS encoding ScpA family protein: MDASELLATIENLINQAQAGEIDPWDVQVIEVIDRYIELMASEATHRTYEADLSQSGQAILSASMLVLFKANTLMQLQSAQEQETLVDNILLDPEDAVLSPNHRLPLERHLRRRPAAMPPPKRRVTLQELIEQLQLMAEQLKLVEKVNKPPRPRRQPGLQSMRAALELAHQENLTEVAGELEQVLYSWSTQLCLEQNWLDLEQLVQLWTQTKQSQHNGSAHDSPNSHLVGVFWALLLLSAQSKVELFQEEFYQNIKIRLLTNTQSAEKSLEPSRN, translated from the coding sequence ATGGATGCTTCCGAGCTACTGGCAACAATTGAGAATCTCATAAATCAGGCACAAGCCGGGGAAATAGATCCTTGGGATGTCCAAGTGATTGAGGTAATCGACCGTTATATAGAATTAATGGCATCGGAGGCTACTCATAGAACCTATGAAGCCGACTTATCTCAATCTGGACAAGCAATTCTTTCAGCATCAATGCTGGTGTTATTTAAAGCCAACACTTTAATGCAATTGCAGTCAGCACAAGAGCAGGAAACTCTTGTAGATAATATTTTATTAGACCCAGAGGATGCAGTTTTATCTCCAAATCATCGATTGCCATTAGAACGGCATTTACGTCGTCGCCCGGCAGCTATGCCTCCGCCAAAGCGTCGCGTGACTCTGCAAGAGTTAATCGAGCAATTGCAGTTAATGGCAGAACAGTTAAAACTGGTAGAAAAAGTCAACAAACCACCTCGCCCCCGGCGTCAACCCGGTTTGCAATCTATGCGGGCGGCACTGGAGTTGGCTCACCAGGAAAACCTCACAGAAGTAGCTGGAGAATTAGAACAAGTATTGTATAGTTGGTCAACACAACTGTGCCTAGAACAAAATTGGTTGGATTTGGAACAACTGGTACAGTTGTGGACTCAGACAAAGCAATCACAACATAATGGCTCTGCTCACGACTCACCAAACAGTCATTTAGTAGGTGTTTTTTGGGCGTTGTTATTGCTTTCGGCTCAATCTAAGGTGGAGCTTTTTCAAGAGGAGTTTTACCAGAATATTAAAATTCGGTTGCTCACAAATACACAAAGTGCCGAGAAAAGCTTAGAGCCATCAAGGAATTAA
- a CDS encoding FAD-dependent oxidoreductase: MPANRSIYEVAIIGGGISGTALLYSLSNYTNVKRIVLIEKNPEVALGNSHKTSNSQTLHFGDIETNYTLEKAQKVKRAANLVKNYLLKNDPQQETYSRYHKMVLAIGKEQVQELQNRYQEFKSLFPQLKLLPKDEIEFLEPKVVKDRDAEEEIIALFSEEGYTIDFQKLAQSFLHKSINNSQTTIDLMMETKVKSLKKEGEMYYIQTDQEEITARVVVFMTGAYSLLFAKSLGYGKDYALLNVAGSFYLAPGVLNGKVYTVQLKEIPFAAIHGDAEVHDQSKTRFGPTAKVTPVLEPYKYTTIFDYLKTAGISINALMSFLRILSEKAIFKYIVKNYLYDIPILGRRLFLKEVQRIIPSLQIDDIQIAKGYGGIRPQIVNLNTKRLELGEAKIIGDNILFNITPSPGASTCLQNAEYDTERIISFLGKEYRFDKQQFLTDLGDE; encoded by the coding sequence ATGCCAGCCAATCGCAGCATTTATGAAGTAGCCATCATCGGTGGTGGAATCTCTGGAACTGCATTACTGTACAGCTTAAGCAATTACACCAACGTCAAGCGAATTGTTTTAATTGAAAAAAATCCAGAAGTAGCTTTGGGAAATTCTCATAAAACGAGCAATAGCCAAACTCTTCATTTTGGAGATATAGAGACTAACTATACTTTAGAAAAAGCTCAAAAAGTTAAACGAGCCGCTAATTTAGTCAAAAATTATCTTTTGAAAAATGACCCCCAGCAAGAAACCTACAGCCGATATCACAAAATGGTTCTTGCCATAGGGAAAGAACAAGTTCAAGAACTGCAAAATAGGTACCAAGAATTTAAATCTTTATTTCCTCAATTAAAATTGCTACCTAAAGATGAAATAGAATTTCTTGAACCTAAGGTAGTGAAAGATAGAGATGCTGAAGAAGAGATTATAGCTCTATTTAGTGAAGAAGGTTACACAATAGATTTTCAAAAGTTAGCTCAATCTTTTCTCCACAAGTCAATTAATAACTCTCAAACAACAATTGATTTAATGATGGAGACAAAAGTAAAAAGTCTGAAAAAAGAAGGAGAAATGTACTACATTCAAACTGATCAAGAAGAGATTACTGCTAGAGTTGTTGTTTTTATGACTGGAGCGTATAGTTTATTATTTGCGAAATCTTTAGGCTATGGGAAAGATTATGCACTTCTAAACGTAGCTGGAAGTTTTTATTTGGCACCTGGTGTTTTAAACGGTAAAGTCTATACAGTACAACTAAAAGAAATTCCTTTTGCAGCTATTCATGGAGATGCAGAGGTTCACGATCAAAGCAAAACTAGATTTGGCCCTACTGCCAAAGTTACTCCTGTTTTAGAGCCGTATAAATATACAACTATTTTTGATTATTTAAAAACGGCTGGAATTAGTATAAATGCTTTAATGAGCTTTTTGAGAATTCTTTCTGAAAAAGCAATATTTAAATATATCGTCAAAAATTATCTTTATGACATTCCCATTCTTGGTAGAAGACTCTTTTTAAAAGAAGTTCAAAGAATTATTCCTTCATTACAAATAGATGACATTCAAATTGCTAAAGGATATGGAGGAATCAGACCTCAAATTGTTAATCTTAATACCAAACGTCTTGAGCTTGGTGAAGCCAAAATTATTGGAGACAATATATTGTTTAACATTACGCCTTCTCCAGGAGCTTCAACCTGTTTGCAGAATGCTGAATATGATACTGAAAGAATAATTTCTTTTTTAGGCAAAGAATATAGATTTGATAAGCAGCAATTCCTAACAGATTTAGGGGATGAGTAA
- the speA gene encoding biosynthetic arginine decarboxylase — MRLESTAASDEAVKPPSNNGKKGELKHHKQKKLLPPATTHDGSRLWKIEDSEALYRIEGWGQPYFSINAAGHITVSPKGDRGGSLDLFELVNALKQRNLGLPLLIRFSDILEDRIERLNACFAKAIARYNYPGVYRGVFPVKCNQQRHLVSDLVRFGKPHQFGLEAGSKPELMIALAMLDTPGALLVCNGYKDQEYIETAMLAQRLGQTPIIVLEQIEEVDLVIEVSQQLGIQPIVGVRAKLSTQGMGRWGTSSGDRAKFGLTIPEIIQAVDKLRAASLLNSLQLLHFHVGSQISAINVIKDAIQEASRIYVELAALGANMKYLDVGGGLGVDYDGSQTNFYASKNYNMQNYANDIVAELKDTCAERNIPVPTLISESGRAIASHQSVLIFDVLSTSEVLTEAPEPPKEGESHIISYLWETYQSIHEDNYQEFYHDATQFKEEAISRFNLGILSLTERAKAERLYWACCQKILSITRRHEYVPDELEDLEKIMASIYYINMSVFQSAPDCWAIDQLFPIMPIHRLDQEPTRRGILADLTCDSDGKIDRFIDLRDVKSVLELHPFEPGEPYYLGMFLSGAYQEIMGNLHNLFGDTNAVHIQLTPKGYQIQHVVKGDTMSEVVGYVQYDSEDMVENIRQRCEQALEENRITLAESQRLLQTYEQSLRRYTYLAS, encoded by the coding sequence ATGCGTCTTGAGTCAACTGCTGCATCAGATGAGGCGGTGAAACCGCCTTCCAATAATGGTAAAAAAGGTGAACTGAAACATCACAAGCAAAAAAAATTGCTACCACCTGCTACCACACACGATGGCTCACGCCTTTGGAAAATTGAGGATAGTGAAGCTCTATACCGAATTGAAGGTTGGGGGCAACCTTATTTTTCCATTAACGCCGCCGGTCACATTACTGTTTCTCCCAAGGGCGATCGCGGCGGTTCTCTTGATTTGTTTGAATTAGTTAATGCTCTCAAACAGCGTAATCTGGGTTTGCCTTTGTTAATCCGTTTTTCGGATATTTTAGAAGACAGGATCGAGCGGTTGAATGCTTGTTTTGCTAAAGCGATCGCTCGCTATAATTATCCTGGGGTTTACCGTGGCGTATTTCCGGTTAAATGCAATCAGCAGCGCCATTTGGTATCAGATTTAGTCCGCTTTGGCAAACCTCATCAATTTGGTTTAGAAGCAGGTTCCAAGCCAGAATTAATGATTGCTCTGGCAATGTTGGATACACCAGGAGCTTTGCTTGTCTGCAACGGCTACAAAGACCAAGAATACATTGAAACGGCAATGCTGGCACAACGACTAGGACAGACACCAATTATCGTCCTAGAGCAAATTGAAGAAGTGGATTTGGTGATTGAAGTCAGTCAGCAGCTAGGAATTCAACCGATTGTCGGAGTGAGAGCAAAACTCAGTACTCAAGGTATGGGACGCTGGGGAACTTCGAGCGGCGATCGCGCTAAATTTGGTTTAACAATTCCAGAAATTATCCAAGCAGTGGATAAGTTACGTGCGGCAAGCTTGTTAAATTCTTTACAGCTATTGCACTTTCATGTTGGCTCGCAAATTTCTGCCATTAATGTAATCAAAGATGCAATTCAAGAAGCCAGCCGTATTTATGTAGAATTAGCGGCATTAGGCGCTAACATGAAATATCTTGATGTTGGTGGTGGATTGGGCGTAGATTACGACGGTTCGCAAACTAACTTCTACGCCTCGAAAAACTACAATATGCAGAATTATGCCAACGACATAGTAGCAGAGTTAAAAGATACTTGTGCTGAACGTAATATCCCCGTACCAACACTGATTAGCGAAAGTGGACGAGCGATCGCTTCCCACCAGTCGGTATTGATTTTTGATGTTCTCAGTACCAGCGAAGTTTTGACTGAAGCGCCCGAACCTCCTAAAGAAGGAGAGTCGCACATCATCAGTTATCTTTGGGAAACTTATCAATCAATTCACGAAGATAATTATCAAGAGTTTTACCACGACGCTACCCAATTTAAAGAAGAAGCGATCAGCCGCTTCAATTTGGGAATTCTCAGTCTCACAGAGCGTGCCAAAGCCGAACGTTTGTATTGGGCTTGTTGTCAAAAAATCCTAAGTATTACCAGACGGCATGAGTACGTACCCGATGAACTGGAAGACTTAGAAAAAATAATGGCTTCCATTTACTACATCAATATGTCTGTATTTCAGTCAGCACCTGATTGCTGGGCTATTGATCAATTATTTCCGATCATGCCGATTCACCGTTTGGATCAAGAACCAACACGACGGGGAATTTTGGCGGATCTTACCTGCGACAGCGACGGTAAAATTGACCGCTTTATTGACTTACGAGATGTAAAGTCAGTTTTAGAACTCCACCCCTTTGAGCCAGGAGAACCTTACTATTTGGGAATGTTCCTGAGTGGAGCGTATCAGGAAATCATGGGGAATTTACATAACCTGTTTGGTGATACTAACGCCGTTCACATTCAATTAACACCCAAAGGCTACCAAATTCAACATGTAGTCAAGGGTGATACTATGAGTGAAGTAGTAGGCTACGTGCAGTATGACTCCGAGGATATGGTGGAAAATATCCGCCAACGCTGCGAGCAAGCTTTAGAAGAAAATCGGATTACCCTAGCAGAATCACAGCGACTACTGCAAACCTATGAACAAAGTTTGAGAAGGTATACATATTTGGCATCTTAG
- a CDS encoding murein transglycosylase A, with product MQKFLSNITIGLCVVPLVVLVPILSFEPRELSPPECRVQKWQLPVSLSTQNQTAPPPLLPLQHSPFLCCEGDTSCLDRQIWGENSQPSDKKALIAAIDRSLQYLQTNRAEAAYQRYQIAEIGRSHVIKSLKRFRQLLLKSHSAAELNAAIAREFDFYQSVGSDVKGTVLFTAYFEPLYHASRIPTAEYRYPVYRLPADLNSWQKPHPIRLELEGADGLQGSKGKLRGLELFWFRDRLEPYIIQIQGSARLQLPDGTQTTIGYAGNTAYNYKSIGRELANDGKLPLEGLTMPKILDYFQKYPQELDVYIPRDPSFVFFQEKYGAPAQGSINVPLTAERSIATDKSLMPAGALAIIRAPFPFVDSNGKTEHRIVSRYVLDQDTGGAIKGAGRVDYFLGTGKQAGERAGVTVSYGQLYYLLLKPAS from the coding sequence ATACAAAAGTTCTTAAGTAACATTACTATTGGTCTTTGCGTAGTTCCCTTGGTAGTACTGGTACCAATACTATCATTTGAGCCGAGAGAACTCAGTCCGCCAGAATGTAGAGTACAAAAGTGGCAATTACCTGTTTCCTTGTCAACCCAAAATCAGACAGCACCACCGCCACTGCTACCCCTACAACACTCGCCGTTTCTTTGTTGTGAAGGTGATACATCTTGCTTGGATCGACAGATTTGGGGCGAAAATAGTCAACCTTCAGATAAAAAGGCACTTATAGCAGCAATTGATCGCAGTTTGCAGTACTTACAAACCAACAGGGCTGAAGCTGCCTATCAAAGGTATCAAATAGCTGAAATTGGGCGTTCACACGTTATCAAAAGTTTAAAACGATTCCGCCAACTGTTACTAAAATCTCATTCTGCTGCCGAATTGAATGCAGCGATCGCACGGGAGTTTGATTTTTATCAGTCTGTTGGCAGCGATGTGAAAGGAACGGTTTTGTTTACCGCCTACTTTGAACCGCTCTATCATGCCAGTCGCATTCCCACAGCCGAGTATCGCTATCCCGTTTACCGTTTGCCTGCCGATTTAAACTCTTGGCAAAAGCCACATCCCATACGCTTGGAGTTAGAGGGAGCAGATGGTTTGCAAGGCTCAAAAGGCAAACTGCGGGGATTGGAGTTATTTTGGTTCCGCGATCGCCTAGAACCGTATATCATTCAAATTCAAGGTTCGGCAAGGCTTCAGTTACCCGACGGCACCCAGACAACAATAGGCTATGCCGGCAATACCGCTTACAACTACAAAAGCATTGGACGCGAATTAGCAAATGATGGCAAACTACCCTTAGAAGGACTGACAATGCCAAAAATCTTGGACTACTTTCAAAAGTACCCCCAAGAGTTAGATGTTTACATCCCACGTGATCCCAGCTTTGTATTTTTTCAAGAAAAATATGGTGCGCCAGCCCAAGGTTCCATCAATGTGCCGCTCACAGCAGAACGTTCCATTGCCACAGATAAATCCTTAATGCCTGCTGGTGCTTTAGCCATCATTCGCGCTCCTTTCCCCTTTGTTGATAGTAACGGCAAAACAGAACACCGGATCGTTAGTCGTTATGTTCTCGATCAAGATACAGGAGGTGCAATTAAAGGCGCGGGAAGGGTAGACTACTTTTTAGGTACTGGTAAACAAGCAGGCGAGCGCGCTGGTGTGACTGTTAGCTACGGACAACTATATTATTTGCTGCTAAAGCCTGCATCATAA
- a CDS encoding alpha/beta fold hydrolase, with the protein MTITTQQQPTQNTFEKLFWTWQGYKIQYTVMGTGKPLILVHGFGACIGHWRKNIPVLADAGYRVFALDLLGFGGSDKAPINYTTEVWVELLKDFCSAHLHEPAVFIGNSIGALLSLMVVAQHPEISAGAVLINPAGGLSHRPHELNPPLRIVMAAFNKLVGHPITGTFVFNRVRQKHQIRRTLYQVYRNREAVTDELVDMLYTPSCDPGAQKVFASILTAPPGPTPAEILPKVQCPLLVLWGADDPWTPMTGANIYVEAQKGPFQGEQAQENGKDIKIVPIPNAGHCPHDEVPDVVNSRIVEWLASL; encoded by the coding sequence ATGACTATAACTACCCAACAGCAACCAACACAAAACACGTTTGAAAAACTATTTTGGACTTGGCAGGGTTACAAAATTCAGTACACCGTCATGGGTACTGGTAAACCTCTAATATTAGTTCATGGATTTGGCGCTTGCATAGGACACTGGCGAAAAAATATTCCTGTTCTAGCAGATGCTGGTTATCGTGTATTCGCCCTTGACCTTTTAGGCTTCGGTGGTTCCGATAAAGCCCCTATTAATTACACTACAGAAGTATGGGTAGAACTGCTCAAAGATTTCTGTTCGGCACATCTTCACGAACCTGCTGTATTTATCGGTAATTCTATTGGCGCACTTTTGAGCTTGATGGTAGTGGCGCAACATCCAGAAATTTCCGCAGGTGCTGTGTTGATTAATCCTGCGGGAGGGTTGAGCCATCGTCCCCATGAGTTAAATCCGCCACTGAGAATTGTCATGGCAGCCTTTAATAAATTGGTTGGACATCCAATTACCGGTACTTTTGTATTTAACCGTGTTCGCCAAAAGCACCAAATTCGCCGTACCCTCTACCAGGTTTATCGCAACCGCGAAGCCGTAACAGATGAATTGGTAGATATGCTTTATACTCCCTCTTGCGATCCGGGAGCACAAAAAGTTTTCGCTTCTATTTTAACAGCACCTCCCGGCCCTACTCCTGCTGAAATATTGCCCAAAGTTCAGTGTCCTCTCTTAGTACTTTGGGGTGCTGATGATCCTTGGACACCAATGACAGGGGCAAATATTTACGTAGAAGCCCAAAAAGGGCCTTTCCAGGGAGAACAAGCACAGGAAAATGGTAAAGATATTAAAATTGTTCCCATTCCTAATGCTGGGCATTGTCCCCATGATGAAGTGCCAGATGTAGTCAACTCTCGGATCGTGGAGTGGTTGGCAAGTTTATAA
- a CDS encoding AI-2E family transporter yields MRRWASLQNLLIYGLSGPIIALNIWLLSVFFRYFQHPITILSIAAILAFLLNYPVKLFEKARISRTQAVIVVLMLTLTLVVVLGVTLVPIVIDQTIQLLNKIPDWLATSQDNLDYIEALAKKRRLPLDFTVVSNQINANIQNLVQQLASTAVGFAGTLLSGIINVVLVVVLAFYMLLYGDRVWFGLVKLLPPRIRIPLTTSLRLNFQNFFLSQLLLGLFMVVSLTPIFLILKVPFALVFAIWIGICELIPFVGATLGIGSVTILLLLQSWWLAVQVAVAAIFMQQIKDNLLGPKLLGNFIGLNPIWIFVAILMGFEIAGLLGTLVAVPIAGTIKGTFDALKNFKPKNPVSEITIEPELPLE; encoded by the coding sequence ATGCGCCGTTGGGCCTCTCTTCAGAATCTGCTAATCTATGGTTTGAGCGGCCCAATCATTGCGCTCAACATCTGGTTGCTGTCTGTTTTTTTTCGCTATTTCCAGCATCCAATTACTATTCTTAGTATTGCGGCAATTCTCGCATTTTTATTGAACTATCCAGTTAAGCTCTTTGAGAAAGCTCGTATTTCTCGCACACAGGCAGTTATTGTTGTATTAATGCTGACTTTAACACTAGTAGTAGTCTTAGGCGTCACGCTCGTACCGATAGTTATTGACCAAACTATCCAATTATTAAACAAAATTCCGGATTGGCTTGCGACTAGTCAGGATAACTTAGACTACATAGAAGCTTTGGCTAAGAAACGACGTTTGCCTTTAGATTTTACTGTAGTTAGTAATCAAATCAATGCCAATATTCAGAATCTGGTACAGCAATTAGCTTCAACTGCTGTCGGATTTGCCGGAACATTGCTATCAGGAATAATTAACGTGGTGTTAGTAGTCGTACTGGCATTTTATATGCTGTTGTATGGCGATCGTGTTTGGTTTGGTTTGGTAAAGCTCTTACCACCCCGTATTCGTATACCTCTCACCACTTCCTTACGGTTAAATTTTCAGAACTTTTTCCTTTCCCAATTGTTATTGGGACTATTTATGGTGGTGAGTCTTACTCCCATTTTTTTGATTTTAAAAGTTCCCTTTGCACTTGTGTTTGCTATCTGGATCGGCATTTGTGAACTCATTCCTTTCGTGGGAGCAACTCTTGGCATTGGCAGCGTCACGATTTTGCTGCTGCTGCAAAGTTGGTGGTTAGCAGTTCAAGTCGCAGTGGCGGCAATTTTTATGCAACAAATTAAAGATAACCTGCTAGGCCCCAAGTTACTAGGAAATTTTATTGGACTGAATCCGATTTGGATTTTTGTTGCGATTTTAATGGGATTTGAAATTGCTGGTTTATTGGGAACGCTCGTTGCTGTACCGATTGCTGGCACAATCAAAGGCACATTTGATGCTCTGAAAAACTTCAAGCCCAAAAATCCTGTATCAGAAATTACTATTGAACCAGAGTTGCCTCTTGAGTAA